The genomic segment AATGACCCCAGCTTCCCATACGGTCTGCCCAAAGAGAATAGGTTTTGGATTGCGTTATCTTTTTCTCGACTCCTTTGCCGAACCAATAGCCCAATCCGTAATTGAAAGCACAGGCGGAACAATTTCCGAGAGAGGCCCAAAGGATCGCATCCGTTTTTCCGATCCCCGACCAAATAGCTATCATCAAAGCCGCCTCGGAACTGAAAGGTAAAAGGGTGGCTGCGGAGAAGGAAACGAAGGCCAGGCCGGGACCTCCGTAATGAGTAATCGCGTCGGATAATAGATCGGAAATTTCCAATAGAAGCCGCCCTATCTAGATCGAAAACCAGGTTATAAATCGGTTTTTCGCTGACCTTTTTACACTCCGAAACGGATAGATCCAATAGGATACCATAAAAATTGAAATCGTGTGGAAGAAGGATAGAAATAATTACCGCCTCCGAAAATCCTACCATTCAATTCCAACGTTAGGAAAGGCTACATGCAAAAACGAAAATCTATGCGGAATCGAATCTTATTTTCACTTATCTTCGCTTTCCTTTCCGCCTCGGCCTTAAACGCGGAGCCTTGGGTCGGGCAAGGAACTCAAAATTCTCCTTATATTATAAAGTTCGGATACGGCGCAGGACAGGTCCAGTATCAGTATGGGCTTTCCGGTCCTTCGAGTTCCATTCGAGGCACTTTCGAATACAATCCTAGAAACCTCGGCTTCGAAATCGGAGTCAACCAAAGCGATTACAACGTCCCTCCGGATCGAGCCACCCAATTCATGGTGGCGTCCATACTCGGAACGATAGCTCCCGATCGATTCGGGCTTTATCTGTTCACAGCGGCTCAGGTGGACAAGCCGGGATTCTCCCAAACTTACTTGGATCTCGGACCGACTTACCATTTCAATCCGGGTCAAAAATGGGACCCTTACATAGGGATCGGAATCGGGATAGGAGGAAGTCGTAACCTTAGAGGCTATTCCAAGTTAGGGATCCGTTTCAATTTTGAAAGAAGCTTCCTTTATTTCGAACTGGAAGGAGCTTCGATCAATCGCTACTATGGCGGGAACCAATACGTATATTCGGAGGCTTCGGGAATCTTCGGGTACGGTCTTTATTTCGGAGGCTCTTCCACAAATTCCGATAAGACAAGGGAGTCCCTTCCTCCTCCTGCCACTCCTAAGGAAGAAACTCCCGTAACCCCGGTAGAAGAGAAAAAAGAAACGCCACCTCGCATAGAGGAAGAAAAGAAAGATCCTCCTCCTGTAGAAGAGAAACCTTCCGATCCTTGATCTTCAAACGACCGGCCCCGATAAAACCGGGGTTGGTCTTTTCCCGTTTTGCTCTCCTATCTTTCTAAAAACTCACAAAGAAGACATAGATAAGTCTTAGAAGGATCCGTTTCCCCTACGAAAGTCTCTTCCATTTTTTTCTTACAAGGATCGGTTTGTTGTTTTACGGTTTCGCAAACCGGACTAAAACGATACAAACGAATCTCCGAACATTCCCGGCTATAGAGCGCTCTCATGGGCATTTTTCAATTCTCCTACAATTCCATAGGTTATATATCGGGGACCGTCTTCTCTCTTTTCCTATTGGTCGCCCTTGCGGTCATAAGAAGAAAAACGAGACAGACTTGGATTTTAATATTATATCTGCTATGCACATTGTTTTTGAATTTCGGATTTCTAATCCGGACTTCCGTGTTCTCCCCGCTCCTCTCCAAGCCGGCTTGTTTTCTGATCGCCCTGTATACCTGTTTTTCGAATTCGGTGCTTTTATCTTTTCTATATTCCTTCTACGAAAAAAACCGCAGAAGGGAACCGAAGATCGCCCTATCCATATTCGTTCTGACGGGAGTTTTCGGATTCCTTTATTATGTGATCCGAAATTTAGATTCTAAAGTATTCTATAATTTTAATATTCAAATGTTCGAGTTCCAAAAACCGGAAACTACGGCCCCTATGGGAGTCCTGCATTTTCTGACCTTTTTCTGGATCCTATTCGTCATCGCAAGACGATACTCGGAAGAAAAGCGTGAAATTTTCCGTGGGCGCAGGGTCGTTCACCCCGGGATTAAGGAAAAAAACCTAAAAATGTGGAGCTCCTTCGGATGGGCGGTCTCCATACACGCACTATTCTCGCTTTCTTACGTTCTATACGGGTTAGGCTTTCTGTCTTTTTCGAATTTCCAGCTCGTGCTCACGTCCGCTACCAGCATACAGCTTTTCCTATACACGATCATCTATTTGAATTATTCTCCTCAGCCCTCTTCCTTTATGGTCAAGATCGTGGGAGTTTCGCTTGCGACCGTGCTGATTCTTCTAGGTATAACTGCGAGAATCACCTTCCAGATCATCGAAAGCTATTACGACGGGATCCGAGAGGCGGAAATCGAGAACATCCGGGAGAACCTCAGATTCGCGGGAAAATATTCCCTTCCGGACAATGTCGCCTATCTTACCTCCCACCCAAGACAGCCGGGAAGCTTCGATTCGGAACTTATAGTACATAGCGAAATCGATCCTCGAATTCTCTCTCATCTACTGGAAAAAAACGAGGTGGAGGAGACCCAGAGGTCTTTTCAATCCTCCAAGGAAGATTCAAGATTCGGAATTCGCCTGACCGACGATATGTTCCGAAGAGAATATTACGGAATTCGAAAAGGAAATACGGGAGATTTCATATCCAAGCGTATGTATAGGGAACTTAATTATCCCGGGAACGTTTCCGTTTATATTATTAGATACATATTCGCATCCGACGATAGAATCTACGAGATTGGATATCCTTACGAGTCCTATAGCAGATCCGTGCATTCCATCGTAGTAACCATGGCCTCTATTCTAATTCTTGCGGCCGTTCTTCTACTTCTACTCCTTCCTTATCTTTTCCGGGAAGGTCTAGCTCGACCGTTAAAGAGTTTGGTCGAAGAATTGGAGCATGTGAATGCGGGAGACTACAAGACGATGGTCCCTGTGAGATCGGAGGACGAATTCGGGTCCTTAGCCCGGTCTTTCAATCGGATCGTCGCTTCGATCCAAGCGGTCAGAGACGAGTTGAAACATTATACGGATGCTGCGGTAAAGAAAACCTCAGAAGACCGGAAAAGCTAAGAGGATTATTTCAGAAGCTTTCGCATCTGTTCCGAAACGGAAGCGGCCGCCTTTCCTGCGGCCTCGGCAAAATCCTCTCCGGACGAAGAAAAGATAATACCACGAGAAGAATTTATCAGAGAATTGCGTCCGCATACCGAGATCACTTCTTCCAAAGAAGCGCCTTGGGCTCCGTAGCCCGGGATTAGGAAAATTCTATCCGGATGCGCCATGCGGATTTCCTGCAATTCCTTGGGATGGGTGGCTCCTACGACCAAGCCAACGTTTCTTGGGGAAAATTTCTCGCTTAGTGCGGCGACTTCTCTGTATAGAGTCCTTCCCGTTTCGGAGAATGTTTTCTTTTGCAGTTCGGCGGAATCCGGATTGGAAGTCAGGCAAAGTAGGAAGACCAACTTGGATTCGTCCTCCAAGAATGGTCGAACCGTATCCGAACCCATATAAGGAGAAAGAGTCAAAGAATCCACTCCCAATTCCTTAAAGAAGAATTTGGCGTATTGTCTCGCGGTATTATCCAAATCTCCCCGTTTGGCGTCGGCTACGATGGGGATCTCCGGATAGTTCGTTTTGATATGACGGATGAGTTTTTCGAACTGGGCGAATCCTTCCGAACCGAAGGCCTCGAAGAATGCGATATTAGGTTTGTAAGCTACAGCGTATCGAGCGGTGGCATCCACGATCTCTCTGGAAAAGACGTAGAGTTTGTCGGGGTACTTGTCTAGGGAACCAGGAAGTTTGGAGATATCGGGATCGATTCCTACGCAAAGAAGGGAGTTTAACTCCTCCCTTCTTTTTACGAATTTGGAATAGAAATCCACTACTTCCTTACGATGTATTCCTGCGCAAAAGGAGGAAGCTGGAAAGCCGCCTTATGAATTTCCGCAGAGTAGTATTTCAATCCTTTCGGAATTCTTTTAGGATCCGGGTCCACTTTATACGGATCCGGCC from the Leptospira wolffii serovar Khorat str. Khorat-H2 genome contains:
- a CDS encoding YqaA family protein → MEISDLLSDAITHYGGPGLAFVSFSAATLLPFSSEAALMIAIWSGIGKTDAILWASLGNCSACAFNYGLGYWFGKGVEKKITQSKTYSLWADRMGSWGHWALLLSFLPFIGDPITVLSGFFRQKLWIFVPLVFSLRILRYIVLAYGISF
- a CDS encoding HAMP domain-containing protein, translated to MGIFQFSYNSIGYISGTVFSLFLLVALAVIRRKTRQTWILILYLLCTLFLNFGFLIRTSVFSPLLSKPACFLIALYTCFSNSVLLSFLYSFYEKNRRREPKIALSIFVLTGVFGFLYYVIRNLDSKVFYNFNIQMFEFQKPETTAPMGVLHFLTFFWILFVIARRYSEEKREIFRGRRVVHPGIKEKNLKMWSSFGWAVSIHALFSLSYVLYGLGFLSFSNFQLVLTSATSIQLFLYTIIYLNYSPQPSSFMVKIVGVSLATVLILLGITARITFQIIESYYDGIREAEIENIRENLRFAGKYSLPDNVAYLTSHPRQPGSFDSELIVHSEIDPRILSHLLEKNEVEETQRSFQSSKEDSRFGIRLTDDMFRREYYGIRKGNTGDFISKRMYRELNYPGNVSVYIIRYIFASDDRIYEIGYPYESYSRSVHSIVVTMASILILAAVLLLLLLPYLFREGLARPLKSLVEELEHVNAGDYKTMVPVRSEDEFGSLARSFNRIVASIQAVRDELKHYTDAAVKKTSEDRKS
- the pyrF gene encoding orotidine-5'-phosphate decarboxylase, with amino-acid sequence MDFYSKFVKRREELNSLLCVGIDPDISKLPGSLDKYPDKLYVFSREIVDATARYAVAYKPNIAFFEAFGSEGFAQFEKLIRHIKTNYPEIPIVADAKRGDLDNTARQYAKFFFKELGVDSLTLSPYMGSDTVRPFLEDESKLVFLLCLTSNPDSAELQKKTFSETGRTLYREVAALSEKFSPRNVGLVVGATHPKELQEIRMAHPDRIFLIPGYGAQGASLEEVISVCGRNSLINSSRGIIFSSSGEDFAEAAGKAAASVSEQMRKLLK